One stretch of Armigeres subalbatus isolate Guangzhou_Male chromosome 2, GZ_Asu_2, whole genome shotgun sequence DNA includes these proteins:
- the LOC134214451 gene encoding trypsin 3A1-like gives MYTTFVITLILLLYSIQQSSADESSTDQNSTPKSAFHPFQLPPRIDHSPFWQKCLEEKRIVGGEPAHITEAPYQVGIRQINFPLQSVWRSHLICGGSLIGPRLVLSAAHCFSSKPDNPYFYKVTLGNTFRLDKTPGALERNVEMVIIHPEFRVRPSIKFDIALIILDKRVGESPFIKFVELASRPAEDNQLCVVTGWGREDFYKQNRPNCMMKATVPILNLDECRRRSMLPIEDGFLCAGYFEGGIDACNGDSGGPLVCDGVQYGIVSYGSGCAEKNLPGVYTDVYQNLEWITKESVNGGRSWSSSKMLLFLVLIMWVKVANTF, from the exons ATGTATACAACCTTTGTCATTACGCTTATTCTTCTCTTATATTCAATCCAACAATCGTCTGCTGACGAATCCTCGACAGACCAAAACTCAACCCCGAAATCAG CATTCCACCCTTTCCAGCTACCTCCCCGAATCGATCACTCTCCATTCTGGCAAAAATGCCTCGAAGAGAAGCGAATAGTTGGTGGTGAGCCGGCGCACATTACGGAAGCACCCTACCAGGTCGGGATCCGCCAAATCAACTTCCCACTTCAATCGGTGTGGCGCAGCCATCTGATATGCGGCGGATCGCTGATTGGACCACGTCTGGTACTTTCGGCGGCCCATTGCTTCTCGTCGAAACCGGACAATCCGTACTTCTATAAGGTGACCCTGGGTAACACTTTCAGGCTGGATAAAACTCCCGGAGCTCTGGAGAGGAATGTTGAGATGGTGATTATACATCCGGAGTTTCGCGTGCGGCCATCGATAAAATTCGATATTGCTCTGATAATTCTGGACAAGCGGGTTGGTGAATCTCCTTTCATAAAGTTTGTGGAGCTTGCTTCGAGGCCTGCGGAGGATAATCAGCTATGTGTAGTTACCGGATGGGGGCGAGAAGACTTTTATAAGCAAAATAGACCGAACTGCATGATGAAGGCTACTGTACCAATTCTGAATCTGGACGAATGCCGCAGAAGATCGATGTTGCCGATTGAGGATGGTTTTCTTTGTGCCGGGTATTTCGAAGGTGGAATCGACGCCTGCAATGGGGATTCTGGTGGACCTTTAGTTTGCGATGGGGTGCAGTACGGAATCGTCAGTTATGGCAGCGGGTGTGCCGAAAAGAATCTTCCCGGAGTCTACACGGACGTTTATCAGAACCTGGAATGGATTACAAAGGAGTCTGTAAACGGAGGAAGAAGCTGGTCTTCGTCAAAAATGTTATTGTTTTTGGTATTAATCATGTGGGTAAAAGTTGCAAACACGTTTTAA